Within the Naumovozyma castellii chromosome 1, complete genome genome, the region GTTCTTTATTGTTGAGACCAGTCACCACTGGTGCTCAATCGAGACTACTACTGAAACTTTATGCGCCATTGCGCCAAAGATCAACACTGTCACCATCCTTGGTAAAGATGCATTCTGAATTAaagattgatgaattgCAAACAGATAATACCCCAGATTATGTTCGTTTGGTCCTGCGTTCATCAGTATACGACGTCATCGATGAATCACCAGTAACTGCAGGGGTTGGTCTTTCCTCTCGTTTGAATACAAAtgttcaattgaaaagagaGGATCTCTTACCAGTATTCTCATTTAAACTACGTGGTGCTTATAATATGATTGCtaaattggatgattcACAAAGAAACCAAGGTGTCATTGCTTGTTCCGCTGGTAATCATGCTCAAGGTGTCGCATATGCCGCCAAGCATCTAGGAATTCCAGCCACTATTGTTATGCCAGTATCTACCCCATCTATTAAATATCAAAATGTATCCAGATTAGGATCCCAAGTGGTTCTTTACGGTAACGATTTTGACGAAGCTAAGGCAGAATGTACCAAATTAGCCGAAGAACGTGGCTTAACCAATATTCCTCCGTTTGATCATCCTTACGTTATTGCTGGACAGGGTACTGTTGCTATGGAAATCTTAAGACAAGTACATAATGCTAATAAGATTGGTGCTGTTTTTGTCCCTGTTGGTGGTGGCGGTTTTATTGCTGGTGTAGGTGcttatttgaaaagaattgCTCCTCATATTAAAGTCATTGGTGTGGAAACATTTGATGCTGCTACATTACATACCTCTTTGAAGCATAACAAGAGAACTCCTCTACCTACTGTGGGTACATTTGCTGATGGGACTTCTGTCCGTGTTATTGGTGAAGAAACCTTCAGAGTGGCCCAACAAGTGGTTGATGAAGTGGTTCTTGTGAATACTGATGAAATTTGTGCTGCCGTGAAggatatttttgaagataccAGAAGTATTGTAGAACCATCTGGTGCATTAGCAGTAGCAGGTATGAAGAAGTATATTACAAATTTACATCCGGAAATTGATCATTCAAAGCATACATATGTACCAATTCTATCTGGTGCCAATATGAACTTTGATAGATTGAGATTCGTCTCTGAACGTGCTGTTCTTGGTGAAGGTAAAGAAGTTTTCTTGTTGGTTACGCTTCCAGACATTCCAGGTGCGTTCAAGAAGTTACAGAAGGTTATCCATCCAAGAGCTGTCACTGAATTTTCTTACCGTTACAATGAACATCGTCATGAAAGTACTAGTGAAGTTCCAAAGGCATATGTTTACACTTCATTCAGTGTTGTTGATCGCGAGAAGGAAATTAAGCAAGTTATCCAACAATTACATACCTTAGGTTTTGAAGCAGTTGATATTTCAGACAATGAAATGGCCAAGTCCCACGGTAGATATTTAGTTGGTGGTGCCTCCAAGGTACCAAACGAGAGGGtcatttcatttgaattcCCAGAGAGACCTGGGGCCCTAACCAAATTCTTGGGTGGTTTAAGTGattcttggaatttaaCCTTGTTCCATTACAGAAACCATGGTGCCGACATTGGGAAAGTGTTAGCTGGTATTTCTGTCCCACCAAGGGAAAACTTGACGTTCCAAAAATTCTTGGAAGATCTAGGATACTCCTACTATGACGAAACTGATAATATGGTATAccaaaaattcttgaagTACTAGTTACcattgaaataaaaatgtaTCCCCATATAGACAGACACATTTCCCGT harbors:
- the ILV1 gene encoding threonine ammonia-lyase ILV1 (ancestral locus Anc_7.367), translated to MSSSLLLRPVTTGAQSRLLLKLYAPLRQRSTLSPSLVKMHSELKIDELQTDNTPDYVRLVLRSSVYDVIDESPVTAGVGLSSRLNTNVQLKREDLLPVFSFKLRGAYNMIAKLDDSQRNQGVIACSAGNHAQGVAYAAKHLGIPATIVMPVSTPSIKYQNVSRLGSQVVLYGNDFDEAKAECTKLAEERGLTNIPPFDHPYVIAGQGTVAMEILRQVHNANKIGAVFVPVGGGGFIAGVGAYLKRIAPHIKVIGVETFDAATLHTSLKHNKRTPLPTVGTFADGTSVRVIGEETFRVAQQVVDEVVLVNTDEICAAVKDIFEDTRSIVEPSGALAVAGMKKYITNLHPEIDHSKHTYVPILSGANMNFDRLRFVSERAVLGEGKEVFLLVTLPDIPGAFKKLQKVIHPRAVTEFSYRYNEHRHESTSEVPKAYVYTSFSVVDREKEIKQVIQQLHTLGFEAVDISDNEMAKSHGRYLVGGASKVPNERVISFEFPERPGALTKFLGGLSDSWNLTLFHYRNHGADIGKVLAGISVPPRENLTFQKFLEDLGYSYYDETDNMVYQKFLKY